The Alphaproteobacteria bacterium genome segment GTGGCAACCGATGCCAGCCAGCGCGCGACTGCCCTCGGGCACCTTGGTCGAGCGGTTATGGGGGCAGCCAGAACAGAAAAAGGGGCTTCGTGCGTCGACGGGGGCCCGGTTTCGCCGCTGATCGTTGCGCGCGGAAAGATATTCGAGGCGCCCTCTGATCACCGAATCGTCAGCAAACCTTAGGAGCCGCTTGCCGACCAACTGGGCGACCTCGCCTGGCGAAAGGATACCGGCGGTGCACAGCACCCGGTTGCCCTCGGCGTCGAATTTTCCGATCACGCGCGGCCGCCGCGAACCCGCCAGTTCGTACAACTGAGCTTTGACTTGGTCTTCGAGCAGGGGGCGCTTCTCCTCGACCACGAGGATTTCCTCGAGGTCCTTAGCGAACGCGAGTAGGCCTGCACTGTCCAATGGCCAACTCATGCCGACCTTGAAGACACGAATACCGAGCGCGCCAGCCCGCCGGTCGTCGATGCCGAGCGTACTCAAGGCTTGGCGTACATCGAGATAAGCCTTGCCGGTGGTGATGATGCCTAGCCGCGGGGTCGGCGAGTCTATGACGATTCGATCGAAACGATTGGCCCGCGCAAAAGCCCTCACGGCATAGCGTTTGTAGTCGTGGAGGCGGGCCTCTTGCTCCAACGCGGTGTCGGGCCAGCGAATATTCAGGCCCCCGGGGGGCATCTCGAAGTCCTCGGGCTTTACGATCTTGAGCCGATGCGGATCGACCAGCACGCTGGCGGAGCTTTCGACGGTATCGGCGACGGCGGTGAAACCGACCCATATCCCGGCGTAGCGAGACATCGCCCATCCCAGCAGCCCGTAGTCGATATAGTCCTGGACGCCGGCAGGATTGATGACCGGGACCATGGCGCCGACCATCGCATGGTCGCTTTGGTGAGCGAGCGTCGAGGAGACCGCGCCGTGATCGTCGCCGGCGAGCACCAAGACCCCGCCATGGGGCGAGGTGCCAGCCGCGTTGCCGTGTTTGATTGCGTCCATGGCTCGATCAAGGCCGGGGCCTTTGCCGTACCAAATGGAGAAGACGCCGTCATACCGCGCGCCTTCAAACAGATTGGTTTGCTGGGAGCCCCACACGGCGGTGGCGGCAAGTTCCTCGTTGACCCCGGGTTGGAAGCGAATGTGATTGGAGTCGAGAAACGGCTTAGCGCGCCATAGGTTCAGATCGTACACCCCGAGGGGCGACCCGCGATAACCAGAGATGAATCCGGCGGTATTCAGACCGTCGCGAAGATCGCGCTGCCGCTGCATCATCGGCAAGCGGATGAGGGCTTGCGTCCCGGTCAGGTAGACCCGTCCGGACTCGAGCGTATATTTGTCGTCGAGGCTGGCTGCGACCGTCATCGGATGATCTGCTTCCACGCTCATTAGGTTAGGGCTGTCGACTGTTATTGCAATGCCCTGCCGGGGTTGTGATTGTAGCCGAGCGGTCGCTTGCGCGCGCCCACCGCGACGTGATTTTGATGGTGCCGGGCGCTATGGTGCGCGCCCAAGGAAAAGTGAGTAATCGACGAATGGCGATCGTTGTTACCGGCGCGGCCGGGTTTATAGGATTCCACGTGAGCCGCGCATTGTTGGCGCGCGGGGAGCGGGTTATCGGGGTCGATTCGGTCAACGACTATTACGACCCGGCTCTAAAAGAGGCGCGCCTCGCCCAACTCGCGCCCTCGGACGCATTTTCGTTTGTTCGATCGTCCATCGCGACGCCTGCGTGTTTTGAGGAGCTAGCCAGATTCGAAGGCGTGACCGGCGTTGTGCATTTGGCCGCCCAGGCCGGCGTGCGGTACTCGATCGAGAATCCGTTCGCTTATGTCGAGGCTAACTTGGTCGGCCACATGCGGATTTTGGAGTATTGCCGGGCGCTCCCCGGACTCGAACACCTCGTTTATGCCAGTTCGAGTTCGGTATACGGGGGAAATACGAAACTGCCGTTCTCGATCAAGGATCGTGTCGATGAACCTGTCTCGCTCTACGCGGCAACAAAACGGGCCGACGAATTGCTCAGCCACAGTTACAGTCACCTTTTCAGGATTCCGCAGACAGGATTACGCTTTTTCACCGTCTATGGTCCGTGGGGCCGTCCAGACATGGCATTGTTTTCGTTTACGAAAGCGATCTTGAAGGGCGAGCCCATTCGGGTTTTCAACCGCGGCGACATGGTGCGCGACTTCACCTATATCGACGATATCGTCGCTGGGATATTGGCGGCACTAGACCGGCCGCCTAGTGATAAAGAAGGGGCGCCGCATCGCGTCTACAACCTCGGGAATAACACGCCCGAACCGTTGCTCGGCGTGATCGGGTTGTTGGAGGATGCGTTAGGGAAAAAGGCGGAAAAGCTCCTCGAGCCGATGCAGCCGGGGGACGTGAAGGCGACCTACGCCGATATTACCGAGAGCCGCCGCGACCTCGGATTTGAGCCGCTTACCCCGATTGGGGTCGGAATCCCGCGTTTCGTCGAATGGTACCTAGATTATCATGCCTGACCGGCATCGCTCCGAAGAACCAGCTATTGCGCTAGACCTCATCAAAAGCTTCGGCGCGGAGATCCCGTTTCTCAAGGCGCTCGAGACGCGCATCGACTTTCTCGACCGCGGTCGCTGCGGTCTATCGTTGGACTGGAGAGAGAACCTTGTCGGCGATGCCGCCACCGGCGTCGTCCATGGCGGGGTCATTTCGACGCTCCTCGATTCGGCTTCGGGGATGGCTGTGTTCTCTGTAATTCCACGGGTGATGCAGGTTGCGACGCTCGACCTTCGAATCGACTACTTGCGGCCCGCGCTCCCGCGCGTTGCCATCAAGGCGGAAGCGGATTGCTATCGGTTGAGCAATAACATCGCTTTTGTGCGAGGACGCGCCTACCAAGAGGCCGACCGAGAGATCGCCAGCGGTCTTGCAACCTTCATGCTGGATTCTAGCGCTCTTTGACCATGGACGACCGCCTCGAGAAATTGCGCGACGCGAAAGCCAGAGGGGCACCGCAGGAGATCGTTCGCGCCATTCCCTATCTCGAATTCCTCGGCGTTACAGTTCAAGAGGAGGGGGGCGATCTTGTGTGCTTCCTCCCATTTCAAGAGAAACTCGTTGGCAACCCGACGTTGCCAGCACTCCATGGCGGTGTGATCGGAAGTCTGTTGGAAAGCGT includes the following:
- a CDS encoding PaaI family thioesterase; protein product: MPDRHRSEEPAIALDLIKSFGAEIPFLKALETRIDFLDRGRCGLSLDWRENLVGDAATGVVHGGVISTLLDSASGMAVFSVIPRVMQVATLDLRIDYLRPALPRVAIKAEADCYRLSNNIAFVRGRAYQEADREIASGLATFMLDSSAL
- a CDS encoding NAD-dependent epimerase/dehydratase family protein is translated as MAIVVTGAAGFIGFHVSRALLARGERVIGVDSVNDYYDPALKEARLAQLAPSDAFSFVRSSIATPACFEELARFEGVTGVVHLAAQAGVRYSIENPFAYVEANLVGHMRILEYCRALPGLEHLVYASSSSVYGGNTKLPFSIKDRVDEPVSLYAATKRADELLSHSYSHLFRIPQTGLRFFTVYGPWGRPDMALFSFTKAILKGEPIRVFNRGDMVRDFTYIDDIVAGILAALDRPPSDKEGAPHRVYNLGNNTPEPLLGVIGLLEDALGKKAEKLLEPMQPGDVKATYADITESRRDLGFEPLTPIGVGIPRFVEWYLDYHA